The following coding sequences are from one Selenomonas sputigena ATCC 35185 window:
- a CDS encoding LysR family transcriptional regulator encodes MDIKDMRAFYAIVEEGNISHAAGRLAVAQPALSRQMKRLESALGVKLFERGSRRIRLTEAGRVLKERVEQILGLVDGTVREIQDVGEGTAGEVRIGTITSSGANLVPGLLAAFHKTHPRVTFQIFEAEGARVLDMLDNRLIEIAVTRTEVERESYESIVLANEPLAAMMNRTASCGAAEDFVRLAELAEQSIIIPLRWQGIFLTACRKAGFEPRILCLSDSIVQDVLAAKAGLGAAILPQSAKSLLTDEAMVCKRIVEPEILTHTVIAWKRDRPLSAAAASFLSLLRERLL; translated from the coding sequence ATGGACATCAAGGACATGCGCGCCTTTTATGCGATCGTGGAGGAGGGCAACATCAGCCACGCCGCAGGGCGGCTTGCCGTGGCGCAGCCCGCGCTGTCGAGACAGATGAAGCGGCTAGAGAGCGCGCTCGGTGTGAAGCTTTTCGAGCGCGGCAGCCGCCGCATCCGGCTGACGGAGGCGGGGCGCGTGCTCAAGGAGCGCGTCGAGCAGATTCTAGGCCTCGTCGACGGCACGGTGCGCGAGATCCAGGACGTGGGCGAAGGCACAGCGGGCGAGGTGCGTATCGGCACGATCACAAGCTCGGGCGCGAATCTCGTGCCGGGGCTTCTGGCGGCGTTCCACAAGACGCATCCGCGCGTGACCTTCCAGATCTTCGAGGCCGAGGGCGCACGCGTCCTCGACATGCTCGACAATCGGCTCATCGAGATCGCCGTCACGCGCACGGAGGTCGAGCGCGAGAGCTACGAGTCCATCGTGCTCGCGAACGAACCGCTCGCGGCGATGATGAACCGCACGGCGTCTTGCGGTGCGGCCGAAGATTTCGTGCGGCTCGCAGAGCTTGCCGAGCAGTCGATCATCATCCCGCTTCGCTGGCAGGGCATCTTTCTTACTGCCTGCCGCAAGGCAGGTTTCGAGCCGCGCATCCTGTGCCTGAGCGACAGCATCGTACAGGATGTCCTGGCGGCGAAGGCGGGACTCGGCGCGGCGATCCTGCCGCAGTCGGCGAAGAGTCTTCTGACGGATGAAGCGATGGTCTGCAAGCGGATCGTCGAGCCGGAGATCTTGACGCACACGGTGATCGCGTGGAAGCGCGATCGACCGCTTTCAGCGGCGGCGGCAAGCTTTTTGTCGCTCCTTCGCGAGCGGCTTCTATAG
- a CDS encoding TonB-dependent receptor plug domain-containing protein, giving the protein MARKRFRLRDYKLLSLGVALWLAAPLSAAHAEDAPPQETQRVQTEAVDVEAQAAQEEAKYESQQKTIITKEDIEKKQAKAVEDIIFSETGVSRTVDAMGRVGISIRGAEPRHTLILVDGQPVLGDLAKYSGAADEVMRLGTENVERIEIIQGAASAKYGSDAIGGVVNIITKKAQHEPGVQFNVESMRRADDDHTIPYTNFFLRADSGDMGKFRIGLSGSKREVMPVYASRERKKTGMSGSDLDFEPNALRFYGDTATVGLVGTYDANKNNSFEFRVDHYAEDLSRIIKRTDSDLEPQQHFKRKTGRDAYNLGWRGMNKISDWNVEFNYTTIKEDDVSLINYAGKSVYEGKNELRYVDNVDHSQFDLKASANTQLSDKHLLSYGFGYTKESGEGSRLKSSPNISTRHIDPWDYDKSLLVDKKDRLMRGEDNTNYIWSHIHDYAFPKNYTGNPRWKEELEYYNYDDETGIGYNPKLTYDDFTKYQFQKGILSEDYYYDLYVGSRKITDIARSNLKADYDELESKLNDEYKSRHNGAAYPGSNIVGEYFKKGIDRADKNDQYTPTLNGKMFLEEYWDRDQRITVGSGTIQRYNLFVGDTWQMSKNTIFSPILRLDYSSLFGTNISGNLGITHNIAGNPHRRFKANIGTGYTEPGMGELWYNWEMYASTPLPGLFGGGDAKMGWWWAGNPNLKPEKSFNIDMSIEGETKDTYARVGIFHNRIRDYMSVYYTGKILDFAPYIKDPNQKWMRAPDLIYSFKNIGQAEITGLEAEVSHKLSPFWNVKLGYTWLYALNKTDPLMPDRLLDRPKHKIDIAFAYENKQYGWSGQIWGDYYIDMLDSNTLANGANYWTDYLKGGLALDQKHAYQSKTFGIWNIMIQKQLSPDAMVYFGVNNLFNHRDDDRATQERIYRFGANFKFDTAWKKKVRKAAGSPVALNETAEDEVPRLQGFLLKDFDESRKEGIEFFGDYQMRWNAHNGTNRPQSTYTENSSVSETAQKNMLDADGHAFEQRVRVGASARLGENTDLTVVGSLSGRGDVDTAQSLPDNKGLNEARLERAALTHKAKDWTFALGRIQEPMGVTGYWFGKEYDGVRAVYTNTAKDMQVRLGFGTFKHSTGVSDTAYTHVTNQTFYRPPTAAEFLGLDRDVTDSAHAADAGNQAYAAAKAAGDTAQTQNLYFYQQLKDAPTMEAKMEVLKRMQSIVNQAYGSDLAKKTIPLRPPTFGSYVYYRIKDSHGNVKIKKAPVNFNGPEGETTPAGKAWARDMEKKFSIKPTDPDALQSDGSYFQKHSAEVESTYKEIAEYRARENWRDYKFDSEGNPTSQSLGEVWELSSGRGKSSSDWTTKSDDYTFDGVVGTYEDKYEWGEPSPYKYKLTNVDVLKFFKEELYQKPSADANSNYGLANMSQMGYEYLDILNRIVSEAESGNKLPRASLGNVVGNLIKTTGVVLEKDDIPPIDKAFYLQVRKELAPNLGVTAWYLRSVGDKSHTILAANGTGNDEHTFDQLANVIGVGAKWQIGKKTAVSFDYGQNRSAFGKYMNGHSTFDHPARTDIFTPRGHQDGGVPTFWTARLDIGEADMDKPGTWNAFVDYKHFEHGSFFGGNGTDYLPDRYLDGIESFSIGGGYVPAKNWLLELFYTFDAKSTNQRDTLHGPETFKLGNFARAQVTYRF; this is encoded by the coding sequence ATGGCAAGGAAGAGATTCCGTCTTCGCGATTACAAACTGCTCTCGCTGGGCGTGGCACTTTGGCTGGCGGCGCCTTTGAGTGCGGCGCACGCAGAAGATGCCCCCCCCCAGGAGACACAGCGCGTCCAGACGGAAGCCGTTGACGTCGAAGCGCAGGCGGCGCAGGAAGAAGCGAAGTACGAGTCGCAGCAGAAGACGATCATCACCAAGGAAGATATTGAGAAGAAACAGGCGAAAGCCGTTGAAGACATCATCTTCTCCGAGACGGGCGTCTCGCGCACGGTCGACGCTATGGGGCGCGTCGGCATCTCGATTCGCGGCGCAGAGCCGCGCCACACGCTGATTCTCGTGGACGGACAGCCCGTCCTGGGAGATCTGGCGAAATATTCGGGCGCGGCGGACGAAGTCATGCGTCTCGGCACGGAGAACGTCGAGCGCATTGAGATCATCCAGGGCGCGGCGAGCGCGAAGTACGGCTCGGACGCCATCGGCGGCGTCGTCAACATCATCACGAAGAAGGCGCAGCATGAGCCGGGTGTGCAGTTCAACGTCGAGAGCATGCGCCGCGCCGACGACGATCACACGATCCCCTATACGAACTTCTTCCTGCGCGCCGATTCGGGCGACATGGGAAAGTTCCGTATCGGCCTTTCGGGCAGCAAGCGCGAAGTCATGCCTGTGTACGCGAGCAGGGAGCGCAAGAAAACTGGCATGAGCGGCTCTGATCTCGACTTTGAGCCGAATGCGCTGCGTTTCTACGGTGATACGGCGACGGTCGGTCTTGTAGGCACCTACGATGCCAATAAGAACAACTCCTTTGAGTTCCGCGTTGACCACTATGCTGAAGATCTCAGCCGCATCATCAAGCGGACGGACTCCGACCTTGAGCCGCAGCAGCATTTCAAACGCAAGACAGGACGCGACGCATACAACCTCGGCTGGCGCGGCATGAACAAGATCAGCGATTGGAATGTTGAGTTCAATTATACGACGATCAAAGAAGATGATGTATCGCTGATCAACTATGCGGGCAAGTCGGTTTATGAGGGAAAGAACGAGCTGCGCTACGTTGACAACGTCGATCACAGTCAGTTTGACCTCAAGGCATCGGCAAATACGCAGCTGAGTGACAAGCATCTCCTCAGCTACGGTTTCGGCTATACGAAGGAGTCCGGAGAGGGCAGCCGTCTCAAGAGTTCACCGAACATCTCGACGCGCCACATCGACCCGTGGGATTATGACAAAAGTCTGCTGGTTGACAAAAAGGATCGCCTGATGCGCGGCGAAGATAACACCAATTATATTTGGTCGCATATTCACGATTATGCCTTTCCTAAGAACTATACGGGAAATCCTCGTTGGAAGGAAGAGCTTGAATATTATAACTACGACGATGAGACCGGTATCGGCTATAATCCGAAGCTTACCTATGATGACTTTACAAAGTATCAATTCCAGAAAGGAATACTTTCGGAGGATTACTACTACGATCTCTATGTCGGCTCACGCAAGATTACAGACATTGCACGGAGCAATCTTAAAGCGGACTATGATGAGCTTGAGTCAAAATTGAATGACGAATATAAGAGCCGGCATAACGGTGCCGCTTATCCCGGCAGCAACATCGTCGGAGAGTATTTCAAAAAGGGAATAGATCGTGCGGATAAGAATGATCAGTATACGCCTACTCTGAATGGGAAAATGTTCCTCGAAGAATATTGGGATCGCGACCAGCGCATTACCGTCGGTAGCGGTACGATTCAACGCTACAATCTGTTTGTTGGCGATACCTGGCAGATGTCGAAGAATACGATCTTCTCGCCGATTTTGCGCCTTGATTACAGCAGTCTCTTCGGCACGAATATCTCGGGCAACCTCGGCATCACGCACAACATCGCGGGCAATCCGCATCGCCGCTTCAAGGCGAACATCGGCACGGGCTATACGGAGCCGGGCATGGGCGAGCTTTGGTATAACTGGGAGATGTATGCCAGTACACCGCTTCCCGGACTTTTTGGCGGCGGTGACGCAAAAATGGGCTGGTGGTGGGCAGGCAATCCCAATCTCAAGCCTGAGAAATCTTTCAATATTGACATGAGCATCGAGGGGGAAACAAAGGATACGTATGCGCGTGTCGGCATTTTCCACAACCGCATCCGCGATTACATGTCTGTTTACTACACAGGAAAAATTCTTGATTTTGCACCGTATATCAAGGATCCAAACCAAAAATGGATGCGTGCGCCGGATTTGATTTACAGCTTCAAGAACATCGGACAGGCAGAGATCACGGGTCTTGAGGCAGAAGTGAGTCACAAGCTCAGTCCCTTCTGGAATGTGAAGCTCGGCTATACATGGCTCTATGCACTCAATAAGACGGATCCCTTGATGCCGGATCGGCTTCTTGACCGCCCGAAGCATAAGATCGACATCGCGTTTGCCTACGAAAACAAGCAATACGGTTGGAGCGGTCAGATCTGGGGCGATTACTATATCGATATGCTCGACAGCAATACGCTTGCGAATGGTGCAAACTATTGGACGGACTATCTGAAGGGCGGCTTGGCGCTCGACCAGAAGCACGCATATCAAAGTAAGACTTTTGGCATTTGGAACATCATGATCCAGAAGCAGCTTTCGCCCGATGCGATGGTCTACTTCGGCGTCAACAATCTCTTCAATCACCGTGACGACGACCGTGCGACACAGGAGCGCATCTATCGCTTCGGCGCGAACTTCAAGTTCGATACGGCATGGAAGAAGAAGGTCAGAAAGGCGGCAGGCTCACCCGTTGCGCTCAACGAAACAGCGGAGGACGAAGTGCCGCGCCTGCAGGGCTTCCTGCTCAAAGATTTCGATGAGAGCCGCAAGGAAGGCATCGAGTTCTTCGGCGACTATCAGATGCGTTGGAACGCGCACAACGGCACGAATCGCCCGCAGTCAACGTATACAGAGAATTCTTCCGTCAGCGAAACAGCGCAGAAGAATATGCTTGATGCGGACGGTCATGCGTTTGAGCAGCGCGTGCGTGTCGGCGCAAGCGCACGTCTCGGCGAGAACACCGATCTCACCGTCGTCGGCAGCCTGTCGGGCAGAGGCGATGTCGATACGGCACAGAGTCTGCCCGATAACAAAGGCTTGAATGAAGCACGACTGGAACGTGCGGCGCTGACGCACAAGGCGAAGGATTGGACGTTCGCGCTCGGTCGCATCCAAGAGCCGATGGGCGTCACGGGCTATTGGTTCGGCAAGGAATACGACGGCGTGCGTGCCGTCTATACGAATACCGCGAAGGATATGCAGGTGCGCTTGGGCTTCGGTACATTCAAGCACTCGACGGGCGTTTCCGATACAGCATATACGCATGTGACAAATCAGACGTTCTATCGTCCGCCGACAGCCGCCGAGTTCCTTGGTCTTGATCGGGATGTGACGGATTCGGCGCATGCAGCTGATGCCGGCAATCAGGCATATGCTGCTGCGAAGGCGGCAGGCGATACGGCGCAGACGCAGAATCTGTACTTCTATCAGCAGCTCAAAGATGCTCCCACAATGGAGGCGAAGATGGAAGTATTGAAGCGCATGCAGTCCATCGTCAATCAGGCGTATGGCAGCGATCTTGCGAAGAAAACCATTCCGCTGCGCCCGCCGACGTTTGGTTCCTATGTCTACTATAGGATCAAAGATTCGCATGGCAATGTAAAGATCAAGAAGGCGCCGGTGAATTTCAACGGTCCCGAGGGAGAAACCACCCCAGCAGGCAAGGCGTGGGCAAGGGATATGGAAAAGAAATTTTCCATCAAGCCGACCGATCCCGACGCATTGCAGTCCGATGGCTCGTATTTCCAGAAGCATTCTGCGGAAGTGGAAAGCACCTATAAAGAGATTGCGGAATACAGGGCGCGGGAAAACTGGAGAGACTACAAATTCGATTCTGAGGGAAACCCTACGAGTCAGTCCTTGGGCGAGGTTTGGGAGCTGTCTTCCGGGCGGGGGAAATCCTCAAGCGATTGGACAACGAAATCCGACGATTATACATTTGACGGCGTGGTTGGCACCTACGAAGATAAATATGAATGGGGTGAACCCAGCCCGTACAAATATAAGCTTACGAATGTCGATGTCCTAAAGTTCTTCAAAGAGGAACTTTACCAAAAGCCTTCTGCAGATGCGAACAGCAATTACGGCTTAGCCAATATGAGCCAGATGGGCTATGAGTATCTTGATATTCTTAATAGGATCGTATCGGAGGCTGAATCCGGCAACAAGCTGCCTCGCGCTTCTTTGGGCAATGTTGTCGGCAACCTCATCAAGACGACGGGCGTCGTCCTTGAAAAGGACGATATCCCGCCGATCGACAAGGCGTTCTACCTGCAGGTCAGAAAAGAGCTTGCGCCGAATCTCGGCGTGACGGCATGGTATCTGCGCTCCGTCGGCGATAAGAGCCATACGATTCTCGCAGCGAACGGCACGGGCAACGATGAGCATACGTTCGACCAACTCGCGAATGTCATCGGTGTCGGTGCCAAGTGGCAGATCGGCAAGAAGACCGCCGTTTCCTTCGACTACGGGCAGAATCGCTCCGCGTTCGGCAAGTATATGAACGGTCATTCGACCTTCGATCATCCCGCGCGTACCGACATCTTCACGCCGCGAGGACACCAGGACGGCGGTGTGCCGACCTTCTGGACGGCGCGTCTTGACATCGGCGAAGCCGATATGGACAAGCCAGGCACATGGAATGCGTTCGTGGATTACAAGCATTTCGAGCACGGCTCCTTCTTCGGCGGCAACGGTACGGACTACCTGCCCGATCGCTACCTCGACGGCATCGAGAGCTTCTCCATCGGCGGCGGCTACGTCCCCGCGAAGAACTGGCTCTTGGAACTTTTCTACACCTTCGACGCCAAGAGCACAAACCAGCGCGACACCCTGCATGGCCCCGAGACCTTCAAGCTCGGCAACTTCGCAAGGGCGCAGGTCACCTATCGCTTCTAA
- a CDS encoding autotransporter outer membrane beta-barrel domain-containing protein, with amino-acid sequence MSNKKFSRPSLALFTAIALSGGAFFVPSFASAADVTIDSTHPPQRNVPNPDDPSTPNSAASVGTGSEDASGNSLTVDRYQEGPLSVFGGVARGTGNADGNTVRIKGATTEIASVYGGAAWGIGHARENRVRFDAGTMSFAEWLVGGYVGRSGTAEENTVEVNGGKTESLYGGFSNSRNAAGQIQKNHVVIRGGTIAGKVYGGAFGGAHATGDVTHNTVTITGGTLKKAVCGGSLEKADSTGNVAHNEVTVAGGVFRGDVYGGYTRRGGVLTGNIVTITGGELNNVYAAHSAGNVSEIKGNVVNLGDGKNEMKAGYRIAKYIFGASGGNRASYAGNTLNVKASARAKNIVNFDKVNFYFTDTLQPRLTLRDSMGTKFKSLKDIAIYGSPSTPSGTLIENNTSGGIVVRDGVNTVVRTGDTVEVTLEKDATGRKILYSRLIFKGATTAESDGTHIWGGRSAIGNTTTGNDVALASGSYANAFGGWTTGTGSDAAADKLGDSTGNKITVSGTANVTGTVYGGYTDAAGGRARGNTVTIESAVHDVVGGEGAGEASGNTVDIRANAAAVTGGRSMGAASNNIVNLGNVTVTSVTGGEGATTNNNEVHLNGNVRVAGAIKGGSQASGTGNTLSIKGRGNKAGEITGFQKLTFDAAGLAKDDTMLEVTGTGETDVDWASLTATGTAAKPLTLLKNEQGINLAHYTGAAKSETGDEAETNIDVRKSGARITAITYEGYRFKGATQATREGRDAYGGRSKAGNSTRKNEIALSSGTHANVYGGWTSGVGTTAADKGASYENKVKISGTANVTGTVYGGYTDAAGGKARGNTVTIESAVHDVVGGEGAGEASGNTVNIRANAAAVTGGRGAGAASNNRVTLGNITATSVVGGDAATIAEGNAVSMDGTTVTNDVIGGRGAAANGNTVDLKDAAVNGAVMGGHGTVQSDGNIVSLQNAMVNGAVTGGHGTATNSNIIHLRNTVVNGIVTGGTASGGMGNTLAVYYSAGTSSIHDFKGIENLRLDVEDAPTDGTAHTLLKLTNVSGGSKNLTNMTLDFRRSGAARKLQAGDSFTLLENANGKITVGEGVTMKGTDGIAHDCLFAIAPDKAHPEKLRATVTKTGVGETAKSPVETRAGLANFVNQGADYLVEIGFAAAELSAENASADDAAESRASAKDTQRRTAASDPASYHLWAGAGANAMRVESGSHVDSKGWNLGVGWAREDAAKDGTKRLFSPFVEYGRSTYDSYLDNGAHGSGKLSYLGLGVMGKLTQQGGLWFEASARAGRAKSDYSLHGENAEYDGSNAYYGIHLGVGKTFALQKGISLDAYVRYFWSHQDGMSVKLRGSGDAYDFADVDSHRLRLGLRYSRKDRSTGECYAGLAWEHELGGETSASVGGDAAPSPSLKGSSYMLELGYRFLPQNSRVSYDFHINGWQGKRKGFSGGAAVRWAF; translated from the coding sequence ATGTCCAACAAGAAATTCTCGCGCCCATCCTTGGCGCTTTTTACAGCCATCGCCTTGAGCGGTGGCGCTTTCTTTGTACCGTCCTTCGCCTCTGCTGCGGATGTGACGATCGACAGCACGCATCCGCCCCAGAGGAATGTGCCGAACCCCGATGATCCCAGTACGCCGAACAGTGCGGCGAGTGTCGGGACGGGCAGCGAGGATGCGTCGGGCAACAGCCTGACGGTCGATCGGTATCAAGAGGGTCCGCTGAGTGTCTTCGGCGGCGTCGCCCGAGGTACGGGAAACGCCGACGGCAATACCGTGCGCATCAAGGGCGCGACGACGGAGATCGCCTCCGTCTATGGCGGCGCGGCATGGGGCATAGGTCATGCGAGAGAGAATCGGGTTCGCTTCGATGCGGGGACGATGTCGTTTGCCGAATGGCTGGTCGGCGGCTACGTCGGACGCAGCGGCACGGCGGAAGAAAACACCGTCGAGGTAAACGGCGGCAAGACGGAGTCTCTTTACGGCGGCTTTTCCAACAGCAGGAATGCGGCGGGGCAAATCCAGAAGAATCATGTTGTCATTCGAGGCGGGACGATTGCGGGAAAGGTCTACGGTGGCGCGTTCGGCGGTGCGCATGCCACGGGCGATGTGACGCACAACACGGTCACGATCACGGGCGGCACGCTGAAGAAAGCGGTATGCGGCGGATCGCTTGAAAAAGCAGATTCCACAGGCAATGTGGCGCACAACGAGGTCACCGTCGCGGGCGGCGTCTTCCGCGGGGACGTCTACGGCGGCTATACGCGGCGTGGCGGCGTCTTGACGGGGAATATCGTCACGATCACGGGCGGCGAGCTGAACAACGTCTATGCTGCGCATTCTGCGGGCAATGTCAGCGAGATCAAGGGAAACGTCGTCAATCTCGGCGACGGGAAAAATGAGATGAAGGCGGGTTACCGGATCGCGAAGTACATCTTCGGTGCATCGGGCGGCAATCGTGCATCTTATGCGGGCAATACGCTCAACGTCAAGGCGAGTGCACGGGCGAAGAACATCGTCAATTTCGACAAGGTCAACTTCTATTTTACTGATACGCTGCAGCCGCGTCTCACGCTGCGCGATTCGATGGGTACGAAGTTCAAGAGCCTCAAGGACATCGCCATCTACGGCTCGCCGAGCACCCCCTCGGGCACGCTGATCGAGAACAACACGTCGGGCGGCATCGTCGTGCGCGACGGCGTGAACACGGTCGTACGAACAGGCGATACGGTGGAGGTCACGCTGGAAAAGGACGCGACGGGCAGGAAGATCCTCTATTCGCGCTTGATCTTCAAGGGCGCGACGACGGCTGAGAGTGACGGCACGCATATATGGGGCGGCCGCTCTGCCATCGGCAACACGACGACGGGCAACGACGTTGCGCTCGCAAGCGGCAGCTATGCGAATGCCTTCGGCGGCTGGACGACGGGCACAGGCTCGGACGCCGCCGCCGACAAGCTCGGCGACAGCACGGGCAACAAGATCACCGTTAGCGGCACGGCAAATGTCACGGGCACGGTCTACGGCGGCTATACCGATGCCGCAGGCGGCAGGGCGCGGGGCAACACCGTCACGATTGAGAGTGCCGTGCACGACGTCGTCGGCGGCGAAGGCGCGGGCGAGGCGTCGGGCAATACCGTGGACATCCGCGCGAACGCGGCAGCCGTCACGGGCGGCAGATCCATGGGCGCGGCGTCGAACAACATCGTGAACCTCGGAAATGTCACGGTCACCTCCGTCACGGGCGGCGAAGGTGCAACGACAAACAACAACGAAGTCCATCTCAACGGCAATGTGCGAGTCGCAGGCGCAATCAAAGGCGGTTCGCAGGCAAGCGGTACGGGCAACACGCTCAGCATCAAGGGAAGGGGCAACAAGGCGGGGGAAATCACTGGCTTCCAGAAGCTGACCTTCGATGCCGCAGGCCTTGCCAAGGATGATACGATGCTCGAAGTCACAGGCACGGGTGAGACTGACGTCGATTGGGCAAGCCTCACGGCGACGGGCACGGCGGCGAAGCCGCTCACGCTTCTCAAGAACGAGCAGGGCATCAACCTCGCGCACTACACGGGCGCGGCGAAGTCCGAGACGGGCGATGAGGCGGAGACGAACATCGACGTTCGCAAGTCGGGCGCACGCATCACCGCCATCACCTACGAGGGCTATCGCTTCAAGGGAGCGACACAAGCGACGCGAGAAGGAAGAGACGCCTACGGCGGCCGCTCCAAGGCGGGCAATTCGACGCGCAAAAACGAGATCGCGCTTTCGAGCGGCACACATGCGAACGTTTATGGCGGCTGGACAAGCGGCGTAGGCACGACGGCTGCGGACAAGGGCGCGAGCTATGAGAACAAAGTCAAGATCAGCGGCACGGCAAATGTCACGGGCACGGTCTACGGCGGCTATACCGATGCCGCAGGCGGCAAGGCGAGGGGCAACACCGTTACGATTGAGAGTGCCGTGCACGATGTCGTCGGCGGCGAAGGCGCGGGCGAGGCGTCGGGCAACACCGTGAATATTCGAGCGAACGCTGCAGCAGTCACGGGCGGCAGAGGCGCAGGTGCGGCGTCGAACAACCGCGTGACGCTCGGAAACATTACTGCCACTAGTGTTGTAGGAGGCGATGCCGCGACGATTGCAGAGGGCAACGCCGTCAGCATGGACGGAACGACCGTCACGAATGATGTCATAGGCGGCAGAGGTGCGGCGGCAAATGGCAACACGGTCGACTTGAAGGACGCAGCTGTCAACGGCGCGGTCATGGGCGGTCATGGCACGGTACAGAGTGACGGCAATATCGTCAGCTTGCAGAATGCGATGGTCAACGGCGCAGTCACAGGCGGCCATGGCACGGCGACGAACAGCAACATCATCCATCTGCGCAACACTGTCGTCAACGGCATCGTCACGGGCGGCACGGCGTCGGGCGGCATGGGCAACACGCTCGCCGTCTACTACAGTGCAGGCACATCCTCGATCCATGATTTCAAGGGGATCGAGAACCTCCGACTCGATGTCGAGGATGCCCCGACCGACGGCACGGCGCATACCTTGCTCAAGCTCACGAATGTCAGCGGCGGCAGCAAGAATCTCACGAACATGACGCTCGACTTCCGTCGCAGCGGCGCAGCAAGGAAACTTCAGGCAGGTGATTCATTCACGCTGTTGGAGAACGCGAACGGCAAGATCACCGTTGGCGAAGGTGTCACGATGAAGGGGACGGACGGCATCGCACACGACTGCCTCTTTGCGATTGCGCCCGACAAGGCGCATCCTGAGAAACTCCGGGCGACCGTGACCAAGACGGGTGTTGGCGAGACGGCGAAATCCCCCGTGGAGACGCGTGCGGGTCTCGCGAATTTCGTCAACCAAGGCGCGGACTATCTTGTGGAAATCGGTTTTGCCGCCGCTGAGCTGAGCGCAGAAAATGCAAGTGCCGACGATGCGGCAGAGTCTCGCGCATCTGCCAAGGACACGCAGCGCAGGACGGCTGCGTCAGATCCGGCGTCCTATCATCTATGGGCAGGCGCAGGAGCCAATGCCATGCGTGTGGAGAGCGGCTCCCACGTTGACTCCAAGGGCTGGAATCTCGGCGTTGGCTGGGCGCGTGAAGATGCGGCGAAGGACGGCACGAAGCGACTCTTCAGCCCCTTTGTCGAATACGGACGCAGCACCTATGATTCCTATCTCGACAACGGCGCACATGGCAGTGGCAAGCTCAGCTATCTTGGCCTCGGCGTCATGGGCAAGCTGACGCAGCAGGGCGGCCTGTGGTTCGAAGCCTCCGCACGCGCAGGCCGCGCCAAGAGCGACTACAGCCTGCACGGCGAGAATGCAGAATATGACGGCTCGAATGCCTACTATGGCATCCACCTCGGCGTCGGCAAGACCTTTGCTCTGCAGAAGGGCATTTCCCTCGACGCCTATGTGCGCTATTTTTGGTCGCACCAAGACGGTATGTCAGTGAAACTGCGCGGCTCGGGCGACGCCTATGACTTCGCCGATGTCGACTCGCATCGCCTGCGCCTCGGCCTCCGCTACAGCAGGAAGGACAGGAGCACGGGCGAGTGCTACGCTGGGCTGGCCTGGGAGCATGAATTGGGCGGCGAGACGAGTGCGAGCGTCGGCGGCGACGCAGCGCCCAGCCCGAGTCTCAAGGGATCGAGCTATATGCTCGAACTCGGCTATCGCTTCCTGCCGCAAAATAGCCGCGTCAGCTATGATTTCCACATCAATGGTTGGCAAGGAAAGCGCAAAGGATTCAGCGGCGGCGCCGCTGTCCGATGGGCATTCTGA